AGCAAATAACCCAGGAAGTTAGTCGTCTGGTGAAGGCAAATGCTACTCACATCAGATCACAACTGGGATGGCGAACTATTGCATCGTTACTTTCTATTACAGCTAGACACCCTGAAGCTTCTGAATCAGGGTTTGATGCCCTGTTGTTTATTATGTCAGATGGAGCCCACTTAACTCCAGCGAATTATGTTCTTTGTATAGATGCAGCAAGGCAGTTTGCCGAGTCTCGAGTTGGACAGGCTGATAGATCTGTTCGCGCGATAGACCTTATGGCAGGTTCTGTTGCTTGTTTAACACGGTGGGATGAAGATGCCAAGGGAGCTATGGCTGAGGCAGAAGCCTTGAAACTGTCACAGGAGATTGGAGAGATGTGGCTGAGGCTTGCCCAGGCATTAAGAAAAGTATGTCTGGATCAGAGAGAGGAGGTGAGAAACCATGCACTTTTATCAGTGCAAATGTGCTTGACAGGAGTGGAGGGGATTCATCTTCCACATGCTTTATGGTTGCAGTGTTTTGATATGGTCATATTCACTATGCTTGATGACTTGACTGAAATAGCACAGGGACATTCCCAGAAAGACTACAGAAACATGGAAGGAACACTCGTCCTTGCCCTGAAACTCTTGACTAAAGTGTTTTTGCTATTGCTTCATGAGCTGTCACAGTTGACGACCTTCTGCAAATTGTGGTTGGGGGTGCTTAGTCGGATGGAAAAGTATATGAAGGTGAAAGTCAGAGggaaaaaaagtgaaaagctTCAGGAATTGGTACCAGAGCTACTGAAGAATACCTTGCTTGTCATGAAGACAAAGGGGGTGCTCGTACAGAGGAGCGCTCTTGGAGGAGACAGCTTGTGGGAGCTAACATGGTTGCACGTGAATAATATCGTTCCTTCTCTGCAATCCGAATTGTTCCCTGGTAATGAATTAGAGCAGTCCGACAGTAAACTCGGTGAAATGGGTAAAAATACATTGCCAAACGAAACTGGTTCTGCCCAAGAGGAATGGCATCCATGATCCGTTACTGTGTTTGTATTGTTTTGCTCTCATGATTAAGCTTGCAAGGTATTACAATCTAGATTAGAGTTTAGGGTTTTCGTAAACTTACACTTGCTGTACACTAGAGATTTGCTCAAGGCAATCAATCGACCGTATTTTGTAGCACTAAAAGCATGGAAAGGGCGAGTATTTTCTTGGTTGCGCGAGAAGCTTGAGTAGGACGTTTTTCTCAGGCAGTCTATATTCTATTTGCTGATGTTGTACAGAATCTGAAGATGTAATCTGTATTTCTGAATGTGTCACTGTAGTTTGATCGGCATGTGGACTTGTGGTTTGCCTTGAGACTCCTGAGATTGCTGCGGGAACCAAACTCTCAGAACCCTATTATGCCCATTATAATTGTAGTTATGTGTCCTAAGCCTCATATCTGGGTTCTTGTAAAGATTGATTGTTCGACTCCAGCGTTCCAGCTTCAGTGAATTTTATTCTCGATCATGACCAGCATTAGCAAGGAAATGGTGGCCCGATTGGTACAGAGGGGTGGGTTAGTTTACACAAGATGGTATAAGAATTGCACGATTAGGTtaaattgaaaaacaaataaCATTTTCAGAGTCATTTAATAACAAAAGCGTAGTAAATTATGTAGACTCGCCTTACGTTTTCGCAAAACGTTCTCGTCCGTTGACAACTTGACATTGACATAGATTCATCTCTACCTTTTTCATCTCGTACGTGCCATCAAGTTCCATCGCTTTTGCAATACTATTATATGAGCTTTTGGTTCAAATCAGTTTCATCCAAACGCATAATTAAATACATAatcatatataatatatattttataattatgaattaCTATCAATTTacatataaattattaaaattttatcccgtaatatgtataattattattttttttttatttttgctcaaAAATTTCTGAGCAACAAGAGATTTTAGAAAATAGAAACACTTTCTAGAAAGTAGAAACAAGAGATTTTAGCAACATTTCTAGCAACTTCAATATACAACCCAGGCCATAGGCTTTTGtaactccgtttggattagctgtttttgggggtatttttaaaaaattttgctgtaacagagtttttagattatattttgggatatttttagaaaatattttgggatatttaagagtagaagagtttctaaaatatattttgagatattttaaaaaaatttaaactaatttttagattaccttttagagtacttcttaaaaattttattgtatttgaaaatctagtttttaaaaaacactcCTACCCCTTGAATTTCCAAGTagttttttgcagaaaattttttactttttccacAAATACTTTTCCAATAGATCACATCAAATTGTTACACAAAATCTTTCTATAAAActtctaaaaatagcaattcaaatgaaattttttcTACACGGGTTTTCTTCAATAAATAGAGCTAAATTTCCAATAATACTCCTCAAAATTGCATTTTCCTCGCGTTACCTCTTGAATGCTAAATTGAGCCCATCCAACCCTACGGTAAATCAAGTCCTTGTCCCACATTACTTTTTATTTCTAATATTTGCTAAATGCACTGAAATTCATTTCCCAAATTCCATACCCACTAAATTACGAAAGATATATTAACTCAAAAATTACGTGCCTCataagtttcatttcaaattaattttttttgtcaaaaaaaaaactaagttTTTGTCataagtttcatttcaaatcattttttatATCACAATACTATCGATCGACATTACATTTCGTCTAAATCTATTTTCACTGTATCTTTATCTATTTACACTTTAGGGGCAAACTAGTTTGAACTGGTACTTGCgagtagggctgcaaacgaatcgagcggCTCGAGTCGAACTTGAGCTTAGAATATTAAGCTcgccggctcgcgagcttgagtatatatatatatattttatttttatttttatttaataataaaattacgtatattatatttttatttttttattttttattttcatagtaaaattacgtatatatccttaatattttattatttattaagaaaaaaatattattttatttatttttttaaaaataaaataattattttttattttttttcaaattcgaGCTcaactcgagctcggctcgacttgattcgagtcgagctcgagcttgaaaattgCTGGCTCGTCGAGCTCAAGCTTGATAAAATTTAATagagactcggctcgattagttcaaaactcgattcgactcggctcgtttgcagccctacacttgTGAGGCCTGATGCATTAAATATCGAAAAGAGTTCATTCCCCCAATTCCTTTAACCGGGTAGGTGCCATAGGAGTAATCCTCTCGGACCGATCGAGATCTCCCTACTCAAGCTCATCTCCCATCCGAGTCAACTCAACCTCTTCCGGTACTTCATTTTCTCCATCAAACTCTGACTCACGCAAGCACGCATACACCCATCTACTGTGTCCAGTTGTTGATCATTAGGGCTTTGAtgtttgatgatttttttttttttggaaattgtatctatttgatcaattttattttggaaGTTCGATCCAAGTTTTGgcttttatatttcttttttttaaattcttttaatttGGGTTGTTTTTAGGTGGTGGAGTTGAAATTGAGAATTGGGGATTGAGCTGTGTcaagaggaagagaaaaagATGAGTGAAGTATTTGAAGGATATGAGAGGCAATATTGTGAGCTCTCTGCCAATTTGTCTAGAAAGTGTAACTCTGCTGCTCTTGCTGATGGAGGTAACAATCGACTATCGCTTGACAATCACTtctggttttcttttttctttttcccctttctctGAAAATTAGTTGATTTATAGATATTCCATTATAATTGATTGAGGCGGTCAATGATTGAGGCGCTCAAAGGTTTTGGCTTTGATTAGCAAAGAATCTGGGCTCATGTATGTAGAAAGAAAAATGTTGCCagaattattttaaaaataggTCCTTTTTCTTTGGTGGGCTTAACAAGAAATGCAACCAAAGAGTGCAACTAAAGAGCGAGTTACTGTAATTTTGTGAGTGAAAAGACTGGTGCTTAATGGATAATTTGCACCTATGTTATTGTTGTGCCATTAAGTTACTCCTATTCCTTATCACTCATCCAGTAGGTTGGCTTTTTCTTGGGCAGAGCAAAAGAACCAACAAGTTTCTGACATCAAAGCAGGACTTGATGATGCTGATGTTTTGGTATTTGAAAAGCTTTTGCATTCTGTCTAGCTGATGTTCTTTGCTCTGGCCTATATTTAGTGATTTTTTGCTTCGCCAGATTCGGAAAATGGATCTTGAGGCAAGAAGTCTGCAGCCAAGTTTGAAGGCTACACTGCTTGCTAAGCTCAGAGAATAtaaatctgatttaaataagtTGAAAAGAGAAGTTAAGAAATTAACATCAGCAAATTCTGTCCAAGCTGCCCATGAGGAGCTGTTGGAGGCTGGATTGGCCGATTCGCATATGGTATGTCCTGTTGTAGATACTGTTGCTTTTTATTTGTACCCCAGCTTAGCGCTCCCATACAGGCATACACACTCTCTCCTCCACCCCCCTGGGTGGGGAGGGGGTTAAAGAAACAACTATAATAAAGAAAGAGATGGATTCAGTTTGGTTGCTGGAAGTATTGAGTTTGTCCATATTTTGCTCAGTGAAAAAGGTTATTGACTTTTCCCTTGCTGATTTATTTATCCATTAACAGCATCCAAATCTTTATGGAGTTGTTGTGGAGAGCTGAATGCATAAGGTGATTTGATTTTTAAAGCTGGAAGCTCCTCTTTGACTAACttgaaatggaaaaagaaaatgaaatgccACTTTTTTATGAGATCATAACGTGCCAATGTGAGATTATCAAGGATACCAAAGTAGTTATAAATGTATGTGTTTGTTAACATCATTTTTTGGCGCATTAGTCAAAATCTGGTCATGCGGGATCCATAATGATGTTGGTGAAGAAAAATATGCTATGCTAAGGGCTTGAGAAACAGTAGAGCactctaaaaaggaaaaaaaaaaaaaaatttatgagtTTACATGTTTAAATTAGGAGAATCACCTGTTTTACTGACAAAGGATGTTTAAAGGCTTCTGCAAACCAAAGAGAAAGAGTGATGATGACTACGGAGAGACTGAATCAGTCGAGCGACCGAATCAGAGAAAGCCGGAGAGCAGCTCTGGAGACAGAAGATCTTGGAGTCTCAATCCTCGGGGATTTGCATCAACAACGTGAAACTCTTCTACACTCTAATACGAAGGCATGTAAATTTGCTGTTGATAAATGACTTGACATATTTGCTTATACTTGGACATTTTATCTCACCTTGAAGCTTGGCGCACTCAAAACCATTTTCACACGTTGCATGCATTTTGCTCTAGATTGCTACTGCAGGGCTTATGTCTATCTCCATCTGACGGATTTTTTATTTTGCAGCTTCATGGAGTAGATGATGCCATCGATAAGAGCAAGAAAGTCTTGACTTCTATGTCCAGACGGATAACACGGAATAAGTGGATTCTTGGCTCCATTATTGCAGCCCTCGTCCTGGCCATCCTCGTTATCCTGTATTTCAAGCTATTTCATTAGTTAACCTTTTGATTCCTTTGGGCTTGTATATAGATTATATTGCTGACCAATCACTTTGGCATGTATTTACTTGTGTATTTTGGTTCATGTTCCATTATAATTTGCACTTGTGGTTTGCCACTCGACAGCACACATTTTCTCTTCAAGGTTAAATAGCGCATAACAGGCATGTGTAATCGAAGTACGCCGCGGTTTCTGGTTTTTATCAATGAAACATAAGCATGATAAGAAAGCGTTTGATCGATCATCAGCTTTCTGGGTTCAAATTCTGGTCTTGCTGGTTAAGAGAAGATGTGGGACAACTGTAGTTAGAAATTTGGTGGAAAGACTCCAAAATTTTATGGGATAAAACCATAAGCGTATCTTTAAAGCGTGCAAGATTGgtcgctcttttttttttttttttggttgggctCTCGTAATTTTCCGAGTATCTATTATGTTTATGTGTTTCGTGAAACAAGAAAAAGTGCAGATGAATGAATATTCACGATTCATCCGCAGCATGAGCAATTCCACTTAAATTTCTCCTCTTATCAGATCAGAATGAAACTAAAGATCCAAAAactttttaaagaattttatgAGGCTGCCAATTTGACTCGTAACTTGTCCCCTTCTTTCTACAACTCCCACCGGACCTACCATCCAAACCAAACCATGAGAAAAATATCTTCCCCGCCTCTCTCACTCGGACTCTGATTCTTCCAACTCTTTCCTTATACTGCATTCCTCCATCATCATTCAACTTCTTCTCCTGCACGCAGAGGATTTCTCTGCCTTTTATCTCCTCAGTTATGCTTTCATCGATTTACACTCTCTCAAGACAAGAATAAGAAGAGAATACTATAAAACTATTTTTCACCATATCATATTGGGCACCTTGATGGATTCACTGTCATCAGTGTCACCATCTGTAGTCCTCCCACCTAGCGGCACCAGCAGCAACCCTTTTCAAAATCATCGGCGGCGAATCAGTTTCTCGTCTCAATTTCTTAAGCCAGGGACTTGTCAGTTTCGTCTTTCGTACAACGATTCTTCTCAAGAATCTAGCAGAGCAAGGAGGAGATGTCATTTCTCGCAGGCGGGGTGTAATATTAgaggagaaaaagaagatgaaGAGAATAAGAGGAGGGATGAAGAGGTGGAAAGGGCGCTTCACATGGACGGTACAATTCCCGGGAGTTCCAATGAGTTCGTTAAGCAAGTGTCTTCACGCGCCTATGACATGCGTAGACATCTCCAACAATCGTTTGACAGCAGTAGCTATGATGGTACGGTACTCACATCAATGAATCTTTGTCTAGATTTTGGATTCTGTAgaatctttctttccctttcgtCTTGATTTAGCTTATTTGATCATGGTTCAGACCTGCGTGAGAGCTTTCGTTCAATTTGTGAGCTCTACGTGACATgagttggttgtttatgtgAACAGGGCCTTGTTGAGTTTATCACGCCATTTGGTGCCTTGTCTTGCATTTTGACATTTATTCTGGTGTTTGACGACATAGTTAACTAGGAGCTGGACTTGTGCGACCGTGTATATATTGGTTGAGAAATATGTTGTAGCAAGGATGTTGCTTCTGAAAATTCGTTTACTTTTATTAGCCATCACATAATGTTTATATTGGAAACTGGCATTCCAGTTGTAAAGGAGCCTGGAACGTTGCGTATAATCAAGATTGAGTGATTAGCATCTTTAACATTGCCTGCGAAAGTATAGTTTTATCAAGGGAGAATCAAGAACCAATCCAATTTGTCTCCTGGGATTTTGCTTAAGTTGTGGAACAGAAATAAGCTATATTTCATTCTTGAttttctcatttatttttctgattttgatagTGTAATGACTGAAGGTCAAGAAAAAAATGGGCTTTATTAAGGGAATGATTTGTCAAATACTAGATGTTAAGTGAAATGTTTGGTACTGGTTACTCATAGAGGGAGATGAAATACTACTCTTAACATTGGCTAAGAATTGTGGATTTTGATCCTCCAAATAGAACTTGAAATTTATCTTTCTTACATACATTAGTCAGGACTGTGTAGAACTTTCTAGGCACAGGACATTTTTACTCGCGTGAGTGGAAGAAGGGAAGGAATTGGTGTGATTAGTCctgctttctttttccttgattGGGTTTTATCTTTCCATTTTTCGACTTTTTCTCTGAAGGCATCATAAGTTTTCTGCTTTTTGTAGAATTTGTTCCTGCAAGGTTACACGAGTGCTTGACTTTTGTCGCTCCTTTTTCCAGTATTAGAGGCAAACCCCTGGAGAGAACCTTCCAAACCTGTGTATGTACTAACCCACAGGGAAAACCAGATATGTACAATGAAAACTCGCAGAAACAGAAGGTGAGTTTCAGCTTTGTATGTTAGTCTTTCTGAATTCTTTCTGTTTGacttgctgaaattctgttttcccTTGCAGTGAAGTTGAAAGAGAGCTTGGATTGTTGTTTTCAAAAGGGGGCAAGTGGAGAAATCAAGCCAAGCAGTCAGGAAGtgaaacaaaatttcagatGCTGGTTGAGGATATCCAGGAGGGTGTGCTTGTGAGTCTTCAAAACTCATCTTtgtttttcaaacatttatgcCCCAAACTTTCGGTCTGAAACAAGAGATTTAAGCTAAGCTTTTTATACAAAGTCCTGGAACCCATGCAAACACCAGAGCATGACCCTGTGATGTTATGTAGTGTGTTGATGTTGTATGAGATGAAAGGAACATATCAGCAGCATGTTACTGGCTTGTTTTGGGGGAATAGGGAATGGTGTTGATGGTGTTTGTACATCTTTTGCGGTTGCTTTTTTATTTAGGTGTAAATAAGTAGAGACTGAGATTCTGTGTTAAATTCTGCCCCACCTTGTTGTAGTTGTTATGTTATACCCAATTGTAGGTcttgaaatttagaaaaatgattttgtcAGCCTAAAGATATATGACTCATTGTTGAAGGTATTTGAAGATCAAACTGAAGCTGCCAATTACTGTGACTTGCTCCAAGGAGGCGGCCAAGATTGTGAAGGCGTGGCAGAGGTAGAAGCCTCATCGGTAAGAAGCACATCAAGACCTGGATTTTAGTCACCGCCGTTATTTCATATTTAACAGGATCTCTCTACAGGTATTTGATCTCTGTCAAAAAATGAGGGCCCTTGCAGTTCTGTTTCGCCGTGGGATGACCCCTCCTCAACCTGAAAGCTTGAAACTCAACTTGAGGGCACGTAAACGATCCCTTGAAGACCAAGAAGACTTGTGAAATGCTCCGTCTATATACTGTAAAAGTAGCTAGATTAACTGGACACAGTAACATCATTTATATCTGCAGTCATACGCGGATTCTTTCTGCATTACACAAAAAATGCAATCTTTGCAGATAAAGTAACAGATTGAACTATTCCTTACAAGTTGAAAC
This portion of the Coffea eugenioides isolate CCC68of chromosome 11, Ceug_1.0, whole genome shotgun sequence genome encodes:
- the LOC113754414 gene encoding uncharacterized protein LOC113754414, which encodes MDSLSSVSPSVVLPPSGTSSNPFQNHRRRISFSSQFLKPGTCQFRLSYNDSSQESSRARRRCHFSQAGCNIRGEKEDEENKRRDEEVERALHMDGTIPGSSNEFVKQVSSRAYDMRRHLQQSFDSSSYDVLEANPWREPSKPVYVLTHRENQICTMKTRRNRSEVERELGLLFSKGGKWRNQAKQSGSETKFQMLVEDIQEGVLVFEDQTEAANYCDLLQGGGQDCEGVAEVEASSVFDLCQKMRALAVLFRRGMTPPQPESLKLNLRARKRSLEDQEDL
- the LOC113751770 gene encoding vesicle transport v-SNARE 12-like, giving the protein MSEVFEGYERQYCELSANLSRKCNSAALADGEQKNQQVSDIKAGLDDADVLIRKMDLEARSLQPSLKATLLAKLREYKSDLNKLKREVKKLTSANSVQAAHEELLEAGLADSHMASANQRERVMMTTERLNQSSDRIRESRRAALETEDLGVSILGDLHQQRETLLHSNTKLHGVDDAIDKSKKVLTSMSRRITRNKWILGSIIAALVLAILVILYFKLFH